The following proteins are co-located in the Gloeocapsa sp. PCC 7428 genome:
- a CDS encoding DUF427 domain-containing protein — MPKAIWNGAILAESDRTEVVEGNHYFPPDSINKEYFKDSSTHTTCPWKGLASYYNIEVNGQVNKDAAWYYPDAKEKAKNIEGYIAFWRGVKVES, encoded by the coding sequence ATGCCGAAAGCAATCTGGAATGGAGCTATTTTAGCCGAAAGCGATCGCACCGAAGTTGTCGAAGGCAATCACTACTTTCCGCCTGACAGCATCAATAAAGAGTATTTCAAAGACTCTTCCACGCACACGACTTGTCCTTGGAAAGGTTTAGCAAGTTACTACAATATCGAAGTTAATGGGCAAGTGAATAAAGACGCTGCGTGGTATTATCCTGACGCGAAGGAGAAAGCTAAAAATATTGAAGGCTACATCGCGTTTTGGCGCGGTGTGAAGGTTGAATCGTAA
- the recQ gene encoding DNA helicase RecQ, with amino-acid sequence MPQLSSLESALKHYFGYDSFRPGQRCIVEQALQNRDLLVVMPTGGGKSLCFQLPALLKKGLTVVVSPLIALMQDQVEALQDNGIGATFINSSLSAYHVRTREQAILSGKVKLLYIAPERLLSEKFLPFLDLVHHQMGISAFAIDEAHCVSEWGHDFRPEYRQLQQLRHRFSGVPTIALTATATERVRQDIIQQLGLVEPSVHIASFNRQNLFYEVQPKQKQSYQQLLQLIRQQSGAGIIYCLSRRRVDEIAFKLKNDGIAALPYHAGLSDRDRTANQTSFIRDDVQVMVATIAFGMGINKPDVRFVIHYDLPRNLESYYQESGRAGRDGEPARCTLFLNYGDIKTIEYLIAQKPDPQEQRIAKQQLRQVIDYAEGTDCRRTIQLSYFGERFSGKCDNCDNCCHPKPMQDWTIEAMKFLSCVARCKERFGMTYIIDVLRGAKNQKILQNGHQNLSTYGIGKDRSIDDWRMLGRSLLHQGLLAQTTDGYSVLKLNALSWEVMRRQRSVLIAVSATPTRISDEDTPAAAEVELLFQRLRKLRKQLADEQGVPPYVIFADSTLRLMATQQPKSLAAFSQLSGVGSHKLARYGAQFLAEIQAYCEEA; translated from the coding sequence ATGCCGCAATTATCATCCCTAGAAAGTGCATTAAAACATTATTTTGGCTATGACAGCTTTCGCCCAGGACAACGATGTATTGTAGAACAAGCGCTGCAAAACCGAGATTTACTCGTTGTGATGCCGACTGGCGGCGGTAAATCGCTGTGTTTTCAACTACCAGCACTCTTAAAAAAAGGCTTAACGGTGGTTGTGTCGCCACTCATTGCGTTGATGCAAGATCAAGTAGAAGCACTGCAAGATAATGGTATCGGCGCAACATTTATTAATAGTAGTCTCAGTGCGTATCATGTGCGGACACGCGAACAAGCGATTCTTAGTGGTAAAGTCAAACTTCTCTACATCGCACCCGAACGCTTATTAAGTGAAAAATTTCTACCATTCCTCGATTTGGTACATCACCAAATGGGGATCTCTGCGTTTGCAATTGATGAAGCGCATTGCGTTTCTGAGTGGGGACACGACTTTCGCCCTGAATATCGACAACTCCAACAACTGCGTCACCGCTTTTCTGGTGTACCTACCATCGCACTGACAGCAACCGCGACTGAACGCGTGCGCCAAGATATTATTCAACAGTTGGGTTTAGTTGAACCAAGCGTTCATATTGCCAGTTTCAACCGTCAAAATCTGTTCTACGAAGTTCAGCCGAAGCAGAAACAAAGCTATCAGCAATTGCTACAACTTATTCGTCAACAATCGGGTGCAGGAATTATTTATTGTTTAAGTCGTCGCCGCGTTGATGAAATTGCTTTCAAACTAAAAAATGATGGTATCGCCGCGTTACCCTATCATGCAGGGTTGAGCGATCGCGATCGCACTGCGAATCAAACAAGCTTTATTCGCGATGACGTACAAGTTATGGTAGCAACAATCGCGTTTGGTATGGGAATCAATAAACCTGATGTGCGATTTGTCATTCACTACGACTTACCGCGTAATTTAGAAAGCTACTATCAAGAATCAGGGCGCGCAGGGCGTGATGGCGAACCCGCAAGGTGTACGCTGTTTCTTAACTACGGTGATATTAAAACAATCGAATACCTGATTGCCCAAAAACCCGATCCGCAAGAACAACGCATTGCCAAACAACAACTGCGCCAAGTGATTGACTACGCTGAAGGAACAGATTGCCGACGGACAATTCAATTAAGCTATTTTGGCGAACGATTTTCAGGAAAGTGTGATAACTGCGACAACTGCTGTCACCCTAAACCGATGCAAGATTGGACGATTGAAGCGATGAAGTTTCTTTCGTGTGTGGCGCGGTGCAAAGAAAGATTTGGTATGACTTACATTATTGATGTATTACGCGGCGCAAAAAATCAGAAAATTTTGCAAAACGGACACCAAAATCTTTCGACTTATGGCATTGGTAAAGATCGGAGTATTGATGACTGGCGAATGCTGGGGCGATCGCTTCTTCATCAAGGGTTACTTGCACAAACCACCGATGGTTACTCGGTACTCAAACTAAATGCTTTAAGCTGGGAAGTGATGCGGCGACAGCGATCGGTATTGATTGCTGTAAGTGCGACACCGACTCGGATTTCTGACGAAGACACTCCCGCTGCTGCTGAAGTTGAGTTGCTATTTCAACGGTTGCGTAAGTTGCGTAAACAACTCGCTGACGAACAAGGGGTTCCCCCGTATGTAATCTTCGCCGATTCTACACTTCGGTTGATGGCAACACAGCAACCTAAAAGCTTAGCTGCGTTTTCCCAACTTTCTGGTGTGGGTAGTCACAAACTCGCGCGTTACGGCGCGCAATTTTTAGCCGAAATTCAAGCTTATTGCGAAGAGGCGTGA
- a CDS encoding long-chain fatty acid--CoA ligase — protein sequence MSYNFTEQERFNLKQLIDYSSVQSLPEIWQLAHQRFGKTIALRDPHATPETVITYTQLYQQIQQFAAALQALEIEVKNGDIPPRIALISDNSPRWLIADQGIIAAGAANVVRSSQAERQELLFILENSGSIALVVENQQTLQKLRADLDSLPISFAVLLSDEIPEADASKLKVLNFSQLMTLGENQPLQPVQQNRETLATLMYTSGTTGKPKGVMLTHGNLLHQVEMLGCIVQPKEGDRVLSILPTWHVYERTCEYFLLSQGCTQIYTNIRQVKKDIREFKPNYMVGVPRLWESIYEGVKKQFREQPANKQQLIDFFLTKSQQFIEARRIVHGLSLNSLNPSLSERLSASVQATALAPIHALGEKIVYRKVREATGGQLKQVISGGGSLAMHLENFFEIVGVEVLVGYGLTETSPVTNARRPWRNLRGSAGQPLPGTQVRIVDPETRQPLPQGERGLVMVRGPQIMQGYYQNPEATAKAIDSEGWFDTGDLGWLTPENDLVITGRAKDTIVLTNGENIEPQPIEDACLRSPYIDQIMLVGQDQKSLGALIVPNLEALEQWAASQNIELKVDSPTDLNSKTIQNLFRQELNREVKNRPGYRPDDRIGPFELVLEPFSMENGMMTQTLKIKRPVVTERYRDIINKMFA from the coding sequence ATGTCTTATAATTTCACCGAACAAGAACGCTTTAATCTCAAGCAGTTAATAGATTACTCATCGGTACAGTCTTTACCGGAAATCTGGCAATTAGCGCATCAGCGATTTGGCAAGACGATCGCGCTGCGAGATCCCCACGCTACGCCAGAAACCGTTATTACCTATACGCAGTTATATCAGCAAATCCAACAGTTTGCCGCTGCTTTACAAGCTTTAGAGATAGAAGTAAAAAACGGTGATATCCCACCGCGTATCGCACTGATCTCAGATAATAGCCCGCGCTGGTTAATTGCGGATCAGGGAATTATTGCAGCTGGGGCAGCGAATGTCGTGCGCAGTTCGCAAGCAGAGCGGCAAGAGTTATTATTTATTTTAGAAAATAGTGGCAGTATTGCTTTAGTCGTCGAGAATCAACAAACGCTACAAAAACTGCGGGCAGATTTAGATTCATTACCAATCTCGTTTGCTGTCTTACTCTCAGACGAAATTCCTGAAGCGGATGCATCAAAATTAAAAGTGCTGAATTTTTCGCAGTTGATGACATTAGGCGAAAATCAACCGTTACAGCCAGTTCAACAAAACCGCGAAACACTGGCGACACTGATGTACACTTCTGGCACAACGGGTAAACCCAAAGGCGTGATGCTGACGCATGGTAACTTGTTGCATCAAGTGGAAATGCTCGGCTGTATTGTGCAGCCAAAAGAGGGCGATCGCGTTTTAAGTATCTTACCAACTTGGCACGTTTACGAGCGTACGTGTGAATACTTTTTACTTTCGCAAGGCTGTACGCAGATTTATACAAACATCCGCCAAGTCAAAAAAGACATTCGCGAATTTAAACCAAATTACATGGTTGGTGTCCCCCGACTGTGGGAATCGATTTATGAAGGAGTCAAAAAACAGTTTCGCGAACAACCGGCGAATAAGCAGCAGTTAATTGACTTTTTTCTCACGAAGAGTCAGCAGTTTATTGAAGCCCGCAGAATTGTTCACGGATTAAGCTTAAATTCCTTAAATCCTAGTTTATCAGAACGTCTTAGCGCTTCGGTGCAAGCAACGGCTTTGGCTCCAATTCATGCTTTAGGCGAAAAAATTGTCTATCGAAAAGTGCGCGAAGCAACAGGTGGACAACTCAAGCAAGTGATTAGCGGTGGTGGTTCTTTAGCAATGCACCTAGAGAACTTTTTTGAGATTGTAGGTGTGGAAGTGTTGGTAGGATATGGACTTACCGAAACTTCTCCTGTGACGAATGCGCGTCGCCCGTGGCGTAATTTGCGCGGATCGGCGGGACAACCACTCCCAGGAACGCAAGTACGAATTGTCGATCCTGAAACACGCCAACCCTTACCGCAAGGAGAACGCGGGTTAGTGATGGTACGCGGACCGCAAATCATGCAAGGGTATTATCAAAATCCCGAAGCCACAGCAAAAGCGATTGATTCCGAAGGTTGGTTTGATACGGGCGATCTCGGTTGGTTGACACCAGAAAATGATTTAGTGATTACTGGTCGCGCGAAAGATACGATTGTGTTGACGAACGGCGAAAATATCGAACCGCAACCGATTGAAGATGCGTGTTTGCGATCGCCTTATATCGATCAAATCATGCTCGTTGGACAAGACCAAAAATCGCTCGGTGCATTGATTGTTCCTAATCTTGAAGCCTTAGAACAATGGGCAGCTAGCCAGAATATCGAATTAAAAGTTGATTCACCCACCGATCTCAACAGCAAAACAATTCAGAACTTATTCCGCCAAGAGTTGAATCGCGAAGTCAAAAATCGTCCAGGTTATCGCCCCGATGACCGAATTGGTCCATTTGAACTCGTTTTAGAACCATTTTCGATGGAAAATGGCATGATGACGCAAACTTTGAAAATCAAACGTCCGGTTGTGACAGAGCGTTATCGCGATATCATTAACAAGATGTTTGCCTGA
- a CDS encoding YlqD family protein, with amino-acid sequence MDASKPQLLLKRAVNVKAVVTPRWKEEVQQQLQAQINAVDTQLQQLEMQGQRAIAEIQKQSLQPPGPQTLQQIENIQLQVNQQKSELLEQKNQSLQNLQQVQLLELEQEVNQFQIEGIFSTTIGDNLIGKLQVEILLRDGVVQEIRGDI; translated from the coding sequence ATGGATGCATCCAAACCACAATTACTCCTAAAACGCGCCGTCAACGTCAAAGCTGTTGTCACTCCCCGCTGGAAAGAAGAAGTACAGCAACAACTTCAAGCCCAAATCAATGCTGTGGACACGCAATTGCAACAGCTAGAAATGCAAGGACAACGGGCGATCGCTGAAATTCAAAAGCAGAGTTTACAGCCTCCAGGTCCGCAAACGTTGCAACAGATCGAAAATATTCAGTTGCAGGTCAATCAGCAAAAAAGCGAACTTCTAGAACAAAAAAATCAAAGTTTGCAAAATTTGCAACAAGTGCAGTTGCTCGAACTTGAGCAGGAAGTCAACCAATTTCAGATTGAGGGGATTTTCAGTACCACAATTGGGGACAATTTGATCGGCAAATTACAAGTAGAAATATTGCTACGTGATGGAGTTGTCCAAGAAATTCGCGGTGATATTTAA